Below is a genomic region from Staphylococcus carnosus.
TTTGATAACTTCTTCAAACAAGATGAAGAATATGACTTGCACGTTAACAATGGTCGTTTATTAGAACACTTCCATGAAGGTAACATGACTTACCACGTTCCTGGTATTAAATACAAAGTTCCTAACGTATATGTGGAAATTTCTCCAGAACTTGCTGAACGCCGCGGTGTTCATGAAGGTGGAGAAGTTAAATTAATTTCATCTACTGGTGAAGTTAAATTAATGGTTCACGTAACAGACCGTGTTAAAGGTAATGAAATCTATATTCCATTGAACAACGATGCGGAAGAAGATGGCACACTTGGTGCAGTTAACTTATTAACTAATAGTGATGTTGATAAAGATACAGATACTCCATCATACAAACGTACATCTTGCCGTATGGAAGTAATTACACGCCGAGGCAGATCACCATTGAACCCTGCTAACTTCCGTGTAGATACAGAACGTAATCCGCAATACAGTGTTCAAGTTCAGAAAAAATGGGCACGTCCAGACTACGTATTCCCAGGAAATCAGGTGAGAAACGATGGCTGAAAACATTAGAAAAATTAAACGAATGGAAATCCCGCCGGAAAAGCAAAAAGCAGATGATCTTGCAGAAGTAACAGATGCGATTGCAGAAAACAAAGACGTGATTATCAAAGCAATCCGTTTAATGAAAGTACTTGATGATGCTAAGATTTTAGATGCATCTATCGGTGCAGTAGAAAGCCGCGGATTTATTACTGGTAAATTTACGAAAGAGTTGAGAAAAGAACAATACACTGGTGTATTAAATAACTTAGCTCCATTAGTATTTATGATTGGTAAATTAAATGTACCTAACTTACAAGATATGCTTGAAAAAGTAAATAAAGGTTTGGAAAACGCAAATCAAGCAAGTCCGAACCAACGTACAACAGTCGGCAGCTTAGTTGGTTTATTGAAAGACGAAGATGCCAACAAGAGTATTACTTATTTCTTAAATATCTTAAAAGGTATGTCACGCGAAGACTAATATGCGTCAACCTTTTAGAGCTGATCTTATCTTTTGAAAGAGGATCAGCTCTTTTTTTACATAATGTGATAAAATTTAGTAGGAAGATAGATTAGTAACGATTAGATTTTTGAAAGAAAGAGGGTGAGGACAATCAACCCTAATATATTAAAAGCACTAGCCATTATATCTAATGTCTTTGTTGTTTTAGGTTTTGTACTTTTAATTATGATGAAACTCGTTTTAGCAATTACAATGTTCGCAGTTGCAATTACTATCAGTTTAATGATGTTTAATGTTTTATTCCGTGACAGAACAGGAATGAAGATTATTGTAAACATTTCGTTTGTAATTGTAATAGGCGTAATTATATTGGCATACTTCTTGTTAAAATAAATAAATTGAGAGGTACAGGAAATGAGCCGTACATTTAAGAAAAAATTTTTAATCATTTTAATCAGTGTCATTGTGGCGATATTTGCGATTTTAATGATTATTAATGAGACTAATTTATTTAAACATGATCAAACACATACTTTTGAGGATGCTGTGAAATTACAGACAGGTGAAGGTATGTTGAATACTAAAGAAGATAATGGTCGTTTCATTAATGCATCTAAAGAAGATGTGAAAAATGCAATGACGATTAAAAAACAAAATCACAATATCAATTACATGGATATTTCTGAAAAAGTGCCGATGGATGAAAAAGAAGTTAATAAAATGCTGAAAGGTAAAGGCATCTTTGAAAAACAAGGTTCAACTTTTTTAAAGGCACAAGATAAATATGGTGTTAATGTGATTTATTTAATTAGTCATGCATTAGTTGAAACAGGCAATGGCCAATCTGATTTAGCAAAAGGCATTCCATATAAAGGTAAACGTTATTATAATTTTTTTGGTATCGGAGCGTTTGATGAAGATGCCATGAAACATGGCCACAGTTATGCAAAACAACAAAAATGGACTTCTCCTGAAAAAGCAATTTTAGGCGGTGCTTCTTTTGTTAGAAAAGAGTATTTTGATAAAGAACAGCTTACACTTTATCAAATGCGCTGGAACCCAAAAAATCCAGGGCAACATCAATATGCGAGCGATATTGATTGGGATAGTAAAATAGCGAGAGCTATGGATCATTATTATGAAAAGTATGGTATTAAAAAAGATCATATACGTAAAAATTATTATAAGCAATAAATATTTAAGAGGGGCAACCCTCTTTTTGTGTGAGAACAGTATTGATTGACTAAAGAGGGAATATGATAGAATAAAGATAACGTGAAAATGAGGTGTTAGGATATGAAAATAGCAATCGTAGGTGGCGGTATCGGTGGTTTAACAGCTGCTGCGCTATTACACGAAAACGATAATGAAGTACATGTATTTGAACAGCACAATAAAATTGAAGAAGTAGGTGCTGGTATTGGTATCGGCGGGAATGTGATAGACAAACTTGGAAACCATGATTTAGCCAAAGGTATTAAAAACGCAGGCCAAGTTATTAATGAGCTGGAGTTTTTAGATGACCATGGGAACATCTTAAACAAAGCTTACCTGAAAAAAGGAACTATCAATCTGACATTGCCGCGTCAAACTTTGATTGACATTATTAAATCTTATGTACCAGAAGAGGCTATTCACACTAATCATAAAATTATTCGAATTGAACAAAACAGCTCTAAAGTAACTTTGACAGAAGAGAACGGAGCACAGTCAGACTTTGATTTATGCATTGGGGCAGATGGGCTTCATTCTATTATTCGACAAGAACTTGACCCTAAATCTACGGTAAACTATCAAGGCTATACGGTATTTAGAGGTATGGTAGACGATATAAGATTATCAGATCCCAATACTGCTAAAGAATATTGGGGGCCGAAAGGGCGAATCGGTATAGTCCCTATGCTGGATAACAAAGCTTATTGGTTTATTTCAGTGAATGCCAAACAAGGCGACCCTAAATTTAATGATTTTACGAAACCATATATTCAAGCTTATTATAATCATTATCCAAATGAAGTACGCCGTATATTTGATCAAACAAGCGAAACAGGAATTTTACACCATGATATTTATGATTTAACACCGTTAAAGACTTTTGTCTTTGGACGTACTGTATTATTAGGTGATGCCGCACATGCAACAACACCGAATTTGGGACAAAGTGCAGGTCAAGCTATGGAAGATGCTATTGTATTGGCAAATTGCTTAAAAGAATATGATTTTAGAGAAGCTCTAGCAAGATATGACAAGTTACGTGTTAAACATACTGCAAAAGTAATTAAAAAATCTAGAAAAATTGGTAAACAAGCACAATTAGCTAATGGTTTGTTAGTTGGTTTGCGAAATGCATTGATGAAGCGTTTGCCTTCAAAACTCATTAGCAGCCAAGTAAAATTTATCTATAAAACTAAAGAAAAATAAAGTATAAAAAATCCGGAACACTCTATCATGAATGTTCCGGATTTTTTGTCTTTAAACAGGTGATTTATTTTTCAACACCATTAACAATATATTTTGGAGCTTTATCTTCTTTAATGACATCCACTGTATTATCAGCAACAATTTTAGCCATTGCATCACGTGCTTCAAAAGTAGCATTACCGATATGCGGTGTAATAACTACATTATCCAATGATTTCAAATCATCATTGATTTCAGGTTCGAATTCATAAACATCAAGTGCTGCACCTTCGATATCTTTATTTTTTAAAGCATCTGCGAGTGCTTGTTCATTTACAATCGGACCTCTTGCTGCATTAACAAGATAAGCTGTATCTTTCATTTTTTTTAATTGCTCAGTATCAAACATGTGATGCAATTCTGGTTTATAAGCAGCATTAATTGTAATAAAGTCTGCTTTTTCCAACATCGTATCTAAATCTACATATTTAACACCGAGTTCACGTTCTTTTTCTTCCTTACGATGAGGACCTGTATATAAGACATCCATATCAAATGCTTTGGCACGTTTTGCTACTGCTGAACCGATAGCACCTAATCCGACAATACCAAGTACTTTACCTGAAACTTCACGTCCTCTGAAGAATAATGGTGCCCAGCCATCAAAGCCTTTCGTACGAGATAATTGGTCGCCTTCAGGAATACGGCGAGCAACAGCAAGTACAAGTGCAAATGTAAGTTCAGCTGTTGAACGTGTTGAAACGTCTGGTGTATTTGTTACATAAATACCTTTTGCTTTAGCAGCGTCAATGTCTACGTTATTAAAACCAGCGCCATAGTTTGCAATAATTTTAAGATTTTCTCCACTATCAATTACTTCTTTATCTACGTTAGTAGAAAGAATGCTAATTAAAGCATCGGCATCTTTAACACGTTTTTTTAATGTTTCTTGATCCACTACACCTGGACCATCATACATATCAATTTCAATTTGATGTTTTTCTAAGATATCCAATCCAACTTGCGGAATGGGACCAGCAATAAATACCTTTGCCATATAAAAACACTCCTTTTCTGACTTCTTATATCAAGTATATTAAAAGGATGTTATAGAAACAATGAAAACACTTTCTTAATCTTATGTGATAAGTTTAAGTCCAACTGCAGAAACAACAATTAGACCAATAAAAGTAATTCGCCAGATATTTTTAGATTCATTATAAAAAATCATGCTAATCAGTGTTCCGCCACCAGTGCCAATACCTGTCCAAATAGCATATGCTGTTCCCATTGGTATCTCTCTCATTGAAAGTGAAAGTATGCTGAAACTGAATATAAACGCAATACCTAAATATAAAATAAAGATTTTCTTGCCAGTACGGTTAAGCTCATTTAATAATATTACACCTAATATTTCAAAGCATCCGGCAATTAATAAATAGATCCATGCCATTAGGATGTTCCCTCGCTTTCTTCATTATCAGTAGAAAGTTTTAAACCTAAAATACCGATTAATAGTAGGGCGAGTAGAAACAACTTGGTAAAGCTGAATGGGTCACCATAAAAGACCATATCTATAATGACAGTGCCTACAGTACCAATACCCACAAAGATGGCATAAGCTGTACCGACTGGTAAGGTTTTGCATGCTGAAATCACAAGTGCAAAACTGAGTGCAATTATTAAGAGTGTAATGCTCCAACTAAGAACTGAGTCTGCATTTTTAATGCAAGTAACCCATATGATTTCTACGATTCCAGCTAAAATAACTTTTAACCAGCGCACTTTTCTACCTCCTATCAATATTAATTTGTCAACATTATATATTCTCTCAAATTTAAATGAGACTTACAATATATGAATTTTGAGTATAAAAAACGAAGCGCTGAAGGCTTCGCTTTTACAAACTTATTTGAGAAATGGGATAGATAATGGAATTAAATATTTTTCTCCATTATAGGCTTTGACAGCTGCTACAATACTGAAAATGAAATGCATGATAGCTAATACTACAAAAGTAACAAAACCGATTAACACTAACATTAAGACAGTAGAAATTAAAAACCAAATTGTGTAAGAAATAACTGAGTTAAAATAATCTTTTCCAGTTTTATTTACAAATTGGGATTCAGAACCTTTAATCAACCAAACAATTAAAGGGCCGATAATTGAAGTAAAGAAACTTAAAATATAAATTAAGCTCGCAAATAATCTTTCGTCTTGAGTTGGAAACTGTTCGTATTTTTCAACTTCATCGTATACAGGTTCAAATTCTGGATTATTATCCATAAGTGGACCTCCTATATCCATTTGTTGAGTTAAATATAACAGTAATTGAAAGATAAAGATATGGAAATCATACATTTTCAACAAATATGTTGTTTAATAATCGATATTTATAAGAACTGCAGACTATGAACGAAGTTTCAAATTATAAATTTTGAAAAATTAGTATTAGGTAACAAAATTATATTTTAATATTTGCTTAGTCATGTTACGATACGTATAACATACTATTTATGCAGTGATAGAAACTGTCGTGACAGTTAGGTAAGCGTTTACATATAAAACCTGATAAGTGATGACAGTTTCTAATTTTTTCATAAAGGCTATATAAATAAGTACATATGTTTCATTTTAAGTTGAGAGACCGTCTATATCTTTATCCATTCTATAAAGCTTATAGCGGTCTCACATACTCATGATAATTTAAAGAAAGAAGGTTAAGTTATGAAAATCGCAATTGTAGGTTCAGGTAATGGTGCTGTCACATCAGCTGTAGATATGACAAATCAAGGCCATGATGTTAAATTATATTGCCGAAATGCTTCTATCGAAAAATTTGATAAAGCAATAGAACAGGGTGGTTTCCACTTTCATAATGAAGGAGAAGAAAGCTTCGTTAACTTCACGAATGTCAGTGATGATATTGAAGAAGTAATTTCAGATGCTGAAATTATTCAAGTGATTATCCCTTCTACTTTTATTGAATATTATGCAAAAATTATGGCGCCTTTTGTGAATGAAAACCAGCTTATTTTCTTCAATATGGCAGCTGCTATGGGATCAGCACGCTTTATCAATGTATTAGAGGATGAACATATTGATGTACGTCCCCATTTTGCAGAAGTAAATTCCTTAACATACGGTACGCGAGTTGATTTTGATAATGCAGTCGTAGATTTATCACTTAATGTACGTAAACTCTATTTTACTTCTTTTTATCAAGATCAACTTAGTGATGATTTTGAGAAAGTAGAACAAATCTATCCTAATATTGTTAAAGAAGAGAATTTATGGAAAACGAATTTAGAAAACGGGAACCCAGAAGTACATCCAGGACCAACTTTATTGAATGTAGGACGAATTGATTATTCAGGAGACTTCTCATTATATAAAGAAGGTATTACAAAACACACAGTACGCTTGTTGCATGCTGTTGAATTAGAACGCCTTTCTTTAGGACGTCGATTAGGTTTCGAATTACAGACAGCTAAAGAAGCACGTATTCAGCGTGGATACTTGGAACGTAATGATGAAGATGAACCGCTTAATCGATTGTTTAATGAAAGTCCGGTCTTCTCACAAATTCCTGGACCAAATAAAGTTAAAAATCGTTATTTAACAGAGGATATTGCGTATGGATTAGTTTTATGGTCAAGTCTTGGGCGTGAAATTGGGGTAGAAACGCCTAATATAGATGCAATTATTGTAATTGCATCAACAATCTTAGAACGTGATTTCTTTGATGAAGGTTTAACAATTGATGAATTAGGACGTGAAAAAGTCGGATTAGATTAAAATTGAACAGGGGGAATGGATATGAAGCGAAAACCAACATTTTTAGAAGCGGCTTCTACAATTATTGTCATGATGATTTTAGTTATTGTAGGGTTTGTAGTATTCGGTATACCCGTACAACCGCTTCTCATCTTATCAGCTGCCTATGCTTCTGTGATTGCATGGCGTGTAGGTTTGCGTTGGAAAGACTTAGAAGAAGGTATTACAGCAAGGCTCGGTACAGCCATGCCGACCATCTACATTATTTTATGTGTAGGAATTATCGTAGGAACATGGATGTATTCAGGGACTGTTCCTGCCTTAATATATTATGGATTAAAATTACTTAACCCGAATTACTTCCTTGTTTCAGCATTCATTATTTCAGCAATTACATCTATGGCAACAGGAACAGCATGGGGATCTGCGTCTACAGCAGGGATTGCATTAATTGCGATTGCACATCAATTAAATATTGATGCAGGAATGGCAGCTGGTGCAATCATTGCTGGGGCGGTTTTCGGAGATAAATTATCACCATTATCAGATACAACAAACCTTGCAGCAATGGTAACAAACGTAAATATATTCTCACACATCAAAGCGATGCTTTGGACGACTATACCAGCATCACTAGTTGGTATTGTTGTATGGTTCTTTGCAGGGCTTAAACATAAATCAGGTGCAGATAAAAGCCAAATCAATGCGCTATTACATCAAATTGAAGGTGTATACCATTTGAACTTTACAGTTTGGATACCTGCATTAGTGATTATTGCTTGTTTATTATTCCGTTTTTCTACAGTACCGGCAATGTTAGTATCAAGTGTTGCTGCGATATTAGTAGGATCATTTAACCACCATTTTAAACTGGCTGATGGTTTTAAAGCTGCATTTGATGGCTTCAAACCAGATATGATTACACATCATATACATTTGAATGAAAAGGCATCAACATTGCTTGCACAAGGCGGCATGATGAGTATGACACAAGTTATCGTTACTATATTTTGCGGTTATGCTTTTGCAGGTATTGTTGAAAAGTCTGGATGTCTGACTGTTCTTCTAGATACAATCAAAGACAAAGTCACTTCACCAGGTACATTGATTTTAGTAACAATCGTTTCAGGATTGATTATGGTACTTGCTGCTGGGGTTGCTTCTGTGGTAATCATTGTAGTAGGTATGTTGCTCTATGATATGTATGATGAAATGCACTTATCTAGAACAAACCTTTCACGTACACTAGAAGATTCAGGTACGATGATTATTCCATTGATTCCATGGGGAACATCAGGTATTTATTACACACAACAGCTTGGTGTAGATGTATATTCTTACTTTATTTGGACAGTACCTTGTTATTTATGTATTGTCTTCGCATTATTCTATGCATTTACGGGTTGGACTGTAAAAAAGTGAAGTCACCAAACGAAATACACTACACGCAACATGGATAATATACGTTAAGCAAATAACATAAAATATAAAAAAACACTTATGAAACGTTATGATTCATAAGTGTTTTTTGCTTATTTAGATGATTATAAAAGGGTACTTAAATTGTTCGCAAATAATTTTAAGTGAATCGGGTATAACTAAATAATGGTGGTAATACAATTGTAGTTATCGAAGAAGGATTAATTGCATTTTCCAATCATTTTTATTGAAATAATATTGTTAATAATGTTTAGCTAAGCGCTGATTTGGCTAATAATATAATATGAATGAGGTGGTTCCGTGTTATATGTAGTAATACTTGTAGCGATATTACTATTGTGTCTAGGAATTCATCGATACTTCAATTTAGATAATTTAACTTTAAAATATCCTTCTATTATCTATTTAGTGATCAGCTTTATATTGTATTTCGTAGCGATTTTGCAATATAGAGTTGATTCTACTATGTCGGAATTTTTAGCACATGAAATACTTGTGACAACGATTTTCGGATTATTGATATTTTGGACTTTATCTCAAACAAATAAAACGAAGGATACGGTTGTTTATACAATTTTAATTATTATTGCTTCTATTGGTGCAGTACTAACTAGAAGTCCTCAATTCGGGCTTAATGCATCAATGGAAATGCTGATTGTAAGAATGGTACTTACAACAGCATTAGCCGTAGGATTAGGCGGCTATGTTTTGTATAGACAGTTGAAAAAACCTGTTTCCGAAAGTTTCCCGTTACTTTATATATTGGCATTTGCCTATTGGGTAATGGTAGCATTTTGGATGTAGAGATAATAAAGTGCGTATAAGAAAAAGTATAAAGTTAAAGTCGGCAATTCGCAGTAAGACGAATTTGTCGGCTTATTTTATTTCTCTAAAAGAGAGAGGTAAGCAGACTTTAAGAAACAAAAAAACAGTTGATACAAATTGTACCAACTGTTTAATCATTTATTAACTTTAAATTAGCGAATGTAGTTGTATCCAGCAGCTTGGCTAGCTGAGATAGTACGTGAAGTTACAACACCAGGACCATGACCGTAGTTCATTTCTGAAACGCGGATTGAACCATTGCTGTTAACACTTTCAACGTATGCAACGTGACCATAAGCACCTTGGCTAGTTTGCATGATAGCACCTGCTGCAGGGCTGTTGTTTACTGTGTAACCAGCTGCTGCTGCTGCGTTAGCCCAGTTATTAGCGTTGCCCCAAGTTGAACCTACTTTACCGCCAGCGCGATCGAATGCATAGTAAGTACATTGACCAGCAGTGTAGTAGTTAGCGCCACTTGAAGTACGGCTAGACATTGTGTTTGAGCTAGTTGATGGAGCAGAAGTTGTTGATACTTTAACATTGTTGTCTGATGTTGAGTAAGTAGCACCCATTCCGCCAGTACGTGGTGTAGAACCAGCATTGTTATTGTTGTAGCTTGAGTAGTTGCTGTAGTTATTGTTAGCAGTGTTGTAGTTGCTGTAGCTTGAGTAGTTGTTGCTGCTAGTGTTATTGCTGTAACCATTGTTGTATTGAGCGTAAGTTGAGTAGTTATTGTTGAAACGGTTATCTTTGTTCCAGTTACCTTCCCAAGTGTAGTGGTAGTTACCTTGTTGATCTATTGTATAAGAATAGCTGTAAGAATAAGGATCGTTAGGGTTGTATCCATTATTGTTTTCTGCTGCATCTGCATCGTGGTGAGATAAAGTTAAAGCTGCGATTCCTGTTCCTACTGTAGCGATTGTAGTTGTAGCGATTTTATTCATAATAAAATATCCTCCTAAAGATAATAAGCTAAATGTTTTATTTTAATAATAATTCTCGTGTCTTAATTTACATTACTTTAAATTTTTTATTAGTGCGTTTTTTTCTTTCTCTTAACGACAAGACTTACTTTACCAAAAAAATTTGGGTTTGTGTGCGTTGTTATCGTTTTGTAATTTAGTTCTAATAATTAACTACTTGTATGTAATAACCATACTTATTGACATATTAGGTGGAAATGTTGATTTTATGGACTTTTTAACAATATTAATTCATTGTAAATATCACTAATGTTACAACGTTGTAATTTGACAGAAAAATTAAAAATATTGATTTTGTATTTTTAAATAGCATTTAATCTAATTTCAAACCAATTTAAATATATGATTGAACGATAGTTAGATACTAAATTGAGTCACATTCAGCTAACATATTTGTTATTTCAAAGGTTAGACAAGTAACCATTTTTAAATTAGTTGAGTGAAAAAATGAAGCACACTTATTTCGAGTATGAATTTATTGCTATTATTTTTTTACCATATTATAGAAGAAACTAGTTTTTTTGGAGAAAAATCTAAAGCGTTGACTTATTTTAAGAAAAAGGGTATGATGCAAGTATAAAAATTATACCTAGCGAGGTGAAACATGTGAAAGTAGAAATTGGGATGACTTCATTTGCAGATACAAATGACATACACACAGAAAATGGTGTTCAAGAAAAGTTATCAGCTGATGAAAGAATTCGTCATATTGTAGAAGAAATAAAACTTGCTGATGAAGTAGGGCTTGATGTGTACGGGTTAGGAGAACACCATCGTTCAGATTATGCAGTATCTGATCCAGTAACAGTTTTAGCAGCAGCTGCTTCATTGACACAACGTATTAAATTAAGTTCAGCCGTAACCGTTTTATCATCTGATGATCCAGTATGTGTCTATGAACGCTTTGCTACATTAGATGCGGTATCCAATGGACGTGCTGAAATAATGGTAGGACGTGGTTCGTTTATTGAATCTTTCCCTTTATTTGGTTATGACTTGGATGATTATGACCGATTGTTTGTGGAAAAATTAGAGTTGCTGAAAGAAATCAATCAACATGAAGTGGTAACATGGGAAGGTACAATGCGACCTGCTATAAAAGGACTTGGTGTATAT
It encodes:
- a CDS encoding FAD-dependent monooxygenase — protein: MKIAIVGGGIGGLTAAALLHENDNEVHVFEQHNKIEEVGAGIGIGGNVIDKLGNHDLAKGIKNAGQVINELEFLDDHGNILNKAYLKKGTINLTLPRQTLIDIIKSYVPEEAIHTNHKIIRIEQNSSKVTLTEENGAQSDFDLCIGADGLHSIIRQELDPKSTVNYQGYTVFRGMVDDIRLSDPNTAKEYWGPKGRIGIVPMLDNKAYWFISVNAKQGDPKFNDFTKPYIQAYYNHYPNEVRRIFDQTSETGILHHDIYDLTPLKTFVFGRTVLLGDAAHATTPNLGQSAGQAMEDAIVLANCLKEYDFREALARYDKLRVKHTAKVIKKSRKIGKQAQLANGLLVGLRNALMKRLPSKLISSQVKFIYKTKEK
- a CDS encoding N-acetylglucosaminidase, encoding MSRTFKKKFLIILISVIVAIFAILMIINETNLFKHDQTHTFEDAVKLQTGEGMLNTKEDNGRFINASKEDVKNAMTIKKQNHNINYMDISEKVPMDEKEVNKMLKGKGIFEKQGSTFLKAQDKYGVNVIYLISHALVETGNGQSDLAKGIPYKGKRYYNFFGIGAFDEDAMKHGHSYAKQQKWTSPEKAILGGASFVRKEYFDKEQLTLYQMRWNPKNPGQHQYASDIDWDSKIARAMDHYYEKYGIKKDHIRKNYYKQ
- a CDS encoding DMT family transporter, whose amino-acid sequence is MRWLKVILAGIVEIIWVTCIKNADSVLSWSITLLIIALSFALVISACKTLPVGTAYAIFVGIGTVGTVIIDMVFYGDPFSFTKLFLLALLLIGILGLKLSTDNEESEGTS
- a CDS encoding 2-hydroxyacid dehydrogenase family protein, which produces MAKVFIAGPIPQVGLDILEKHQIEIDMYDGPGVVDQETLKKRVKDADALISILSTNVDKEVIDSGENLKIIANYGAGFNNVDIDAAKAKGIYVTNTPDVSTRSTAELTFALVLAVARRIPEGDQLSRTKGFDGWAPLFFRGREVSGKVLGIVGLGAIGSAVAKRAKAFDMDVLYTGPHRKEEKERELGVKYVDLDTMLEKADFITINAAYKPELHHMFDTEQLKKMKDTAYLVNAARGPIVNEQALADALKNKDIEGAALDVYEFEPEINDDLKSLDNVVITPHIGNATFEARDAMAKIVADNTVDVIKEDKAPKYIVNGVEK
- a CDS encoding DMT family transporter encodes the protein MAWIYLLIAGCFEILGVILLNELNRTGKKIFILYLGIAFIFSFSILSLSMREIPMGTAYAIWTGIGTGGGTLISMIFYNESKNIWRITFIGLIVVSAVGLKLIT
- a CDS encoding NAD/NADP-dependent octopine/nopaline dehydrogenase family protein, whose protein sequence is MKIAIVGSGNGAVTSAVDMTNQGHDVKLYCRNASIEKFDKAIEQGGFHFHNEGEESFVNFTNVSDDIEEVISDAEIIQVIIPSTFIEYYAKIMAPFVNENQLIFFNMAAAMGSARFINVLEDEHIDVRPHFAEVNSLTYGTRVDFDNAVVDLSLNVRKLYFTSFYQDQLSDDFEKVEQIYPNIVKEENLWKTNLENGNPEVHPGPTLLNVGRIDYSGDFSLYKEGITKHTVRLLHAVELERLSLGRRLGFELQTAKEARIQRGYLERNDEDEPLNRLFNESPVFSQIPGPNKVKNRYLTEDIAYGLVLWSSLGREIGVETPNIDAIIVIASTILERDFFDEGLTIDELGREKVGLD
- a CDS encoding DUF4870 domain-containing protein, giving the protein MDNNPEFEPVYDEVEKYEQFPTQDERLFASLIYILSFFTSIIGPLIVWLIKGSESQFVNKTGKDYFNSVISYTIWFLISTVLMLVLIGFVTFVVLAIMHFIFSIVAAVKAYNGEKYLIPLSIPFLK
- a CDS encoding DUF1641 domain-containing protein, giving the protein MAENIRKIKRMEIPPEKQKADDLAEVTDAIAENKDVIIKAIRLMKVLDDAKILDASIGAVESRGFITGKFTKELRKEQYTGVLNNLAPLVFMIGKLNVPNLQDMLEKVNKGLENANQASPNQRTTVGSLVGLLKDEDANKSITYFLNILKGMSRED
- a CDS encoding CHAP domain-containing protein encodes the protein MNKIATTTIATVGTGIAALTLSHHDADAAENNNGYNPNDPYSYSYSYTIDQQGNYHYTWEGNWNKDNRFNNNYSTYAQYNNGYSNNTSSNNYSSYSNYNTANNNYSNYSSYNNNNAGSTPRTGGMGATYSTSDNNVKVSTTSAPSTSSNTMSSRTSSGANYYTAGQCTYYAFDRAGGKVGSTWGNANNWANAAAAAGYTVNNSPAAGAIMQTSQGAYGHVAYVESVNSNGSIRVSEMNYGHGPGVVTSRTISASQAAGYNYIR
- the nhaC gene encoding Na+/H+ antiporter NhaC, whose translation is MKRKPTFLEAASTIIVMMILVIVGFVVFGIPVQPLLILSAAYASVIAWRVGLRWKDLEEGITARLGTAMPTIYIILCVGIIVGTWMYSGTVPALIYYGLKLLNPNYFLVSAFIISAITSMATGTAWGSASTAGIALIAIAHQLNIDAGMAAGAIIAGAVFGDKLSPLSDTTNLAAMVTNVNIFSHIKAMLWTTIPASLVGIVVWFFAGLKHKSGADKSQINALLHQIEGVYHLNFTVWIPALVIIACLLFRFSTVPAMLVSSVAAILVGSFNHHFKLADGFKAAFDGFKPDMITHHIHLNEKASTLLAQGGMMSMTQVIVTIFCGYAFAGIVEKSGCLTVLLDTIKDKVTSPGTLILVTIVSGLIMVLAAGVASVVIIVVGMLLYDMYDEMHLSRTNLSRTLEDSGTMIIPLIPWGTSGIYYTQQLGVDVYSYFIWTVPCYLCIVFALFYAFTGWTVKK